The Hemibagrus wyckioides isolate EC202008001 linkage group LG25, SWU_Hwy_1.0, whole genome shotgun sequence genome has a segment encoding these proteins:
- the dcbld1 gene encoding discoidin, CUB and LCCL domain-containing protein 1 isoform X2: MFAEKSFYGLVFVCLTISPLTLAEKPVYWQYCGETKSHPTPTGQPLYTDASELTVSFRSSRHSSDRGFRLSYSTVNHTELLTCTDKGSHFFLPHYRKLCPAGCGAAAGDVQGDISQGYRHTSVLCKAAVHAGIFPDQFGGEVTVEEQRGLRYYESVQANGIKSKTGSLSETLFTFVTNDCSRQMVLQPISVTSSWEKDVFDGTRSDWSPGLGRSVPPTGISDMESDSKRWLQIDLGEKKRITGILTKGSEFGDFVKSYKILYKEKSRWRTYTRYNSSEDMIFEGNTDNLYQTRNTFRPSFTARNVRVVPLQWHRKIGLNAELLGCSYVRYLPVFPVVNVTSLVTQEVLSSRPKPDREDIPEHLPQSDLVKLIIIVVAAVGCVAVLLVSVICAFKVLQKKKSKENMYNSADLPQTGCWKQVKHPSARQQSTEFTFSYSSEKDHMPKMDLVTSDMADYQQPLMLGVGTVSRKGSTFRPMDTDSSKDNTNEATSHYDYLHTANQYALPLTNQEPEYATPIIERHTFRKDAFVPDPSYSVPGVVLSKSSSFKNTDNSKYRKVVGGNASGGYQTPQTKRDGPNHSEGAKPGRSNHSEEVYDSPTGRNPTILQNGGCAEYQRPQAKGYSAPRDYVRLNAAVTQRPDPEGCSLSGT; the protein is encoded by the exons ATGTTCGCCGAAAAATCATTTTATGGACTGGTTTTCGTCTGTCTAACTATTTCCCCGCTTACTCTCGCCGAGAAACCCG tgtactgGCAATATTGTGGAGAGACGAAATCTCACCCCACGCCGACCGGCCAGCCGCTTTACACCGACGCCAGCGAGCTCACAGTGAGCTTCCGCTCCAGCCGTCACTCCTCAGACAGAGGCTTCCGGCTTTCCTACAGCACCGTGAACCACACAG AGTTGCTGACATGCACAGACAAAGGCAgccatttcttccttcctcacTACAG GAAGTTGTGTCCGGCCGGATGTGGAGCAGCAGCGGGTGACGTGCAGGGAGACATTTCTCAGGGCTACAGACAT ACATCAGTTCTGTGTAAAGCTGCGGTCCATGCAGGAATCTTTCCGGACCAGTTTGGGGGAGAGGTTACAGTGGAGGAGCAGCGTGGCCTTCGCTACTACGAGTCAGTCCAAGCCAATGGCATCAAGTCCAAAAC cGGCTCTTTGTCTGAAACTCTCTTCACATTCGTCACCAATG aTTGTTCCAGACAGATGGTACTTCAGCCCATATCTGTTACCTCCTCATGGGAGAAGGATGTATTCGATGGGACTCGGAGCGACTGGTCTCCAGGCCTCGGCCGCTCTGTCCCCCCGACAGGAATCTCAGACATGGAGTCTGACAGTAAACGCTGGCTCCAGATCGACCtgggagagaagaagaggatCACAG GAATTTTAACCAAAGGTTCAGAGTTCGGTGACTTTGTGAAAAGCTACAAGATCCTGTATAAGGAGAAGAGCCGCTGGCGCACGTACACTCGGTACAACAGCTCCGAGGATATG ATATTCGAAGGGAATACGGACAACCTCTATCAGACACGCAACACTTTCCGTCCCTCATTTACCGCACGTAACGTCCGCGTCGTCCCTCTGCAGTGGCATCGGAAGATCGGCCTGAACGCGGAGCTCCTGGGCTGCTCGTACGTCAGATATCTTccag TGTTCCCCGTAGTCAATGTGACATCTCTGGTCACGCAGGAGGTTTTGTCCAGCAGACCCAAACCGGACAGAGAGGATATCCCAGAGCACCTGCCTCAGTCCGATCTAG TGAAGCTGATCATCATCGTGGTGGCAGCCGTGGGCTGTGTGGCCGTGTTACTGGTGTCCGTGATCTGTGCCTTTAAAGTGCTgcagaa gAAGAAGAGCAAAGAGAACATGTACAACTCTGCAGATCTTCCACAGACAG GTTGCTGGAAGCAGGTGAAACATCCGTCTGCTAGGCAGCAGTCCACCGAATTCACCTTCAGCTACAGCTCAGAGAAAGACCACATGCCCAAAATGGACCTGGTCACCAGTGACATGGCAG ACTACCAGCAGCCGCTGATGCTTGGCGTCGGAACGGTGTCCAGGAAAGGTTCCACCTTTAGGCCCATGGACACAGACAGTTCCAAGGACAACACCAACGAGGCCACGTCTCATTACGACTACCTGCACACGGCCAATCAATACGCTCtcccactgaccaatcaggagcCGGAGTACGCCACGCCCATCATCGAGCGCCACACCTTCCGGAAGGATGCCTTCGTTCCGGATCCCAGCTACAGCGTCCCCGGGGTTGTCCTCAGCAAGAGTTCCTcatttaaaaacacagacaaCAGCAAATACAGAAAGGTGGTAGGAGGAAACGCGTCCGGGGGTTACCAGACACCCCAGACCAAACGGGACGGACCAAACCACTCAGAGGGGGCCAAACCTGGCAGATCGAACCATTCTGAAGAAGTTTACGACAGCCCTACGGGCAGGAATCCTACAATTCTTCAGAACGGAGGCTGTGCGGAGTATCAGAGACCTCAGGCGAAGGGTTACTCGGCACCTCGAGACTACGTCCGGCTCAATGCCGCCGTCACACAAAGACCGGACCCTGAGGGCTGCAGCCTGAGTGGAACCTGA
- the dcbld1 gene encoding discoidin, CUB and LCCL domain-containing protein 1 isoform X1, translating to MFAEKSFYGLVFVCLTISPLTLAEKPEDGCGQSDLGPQSGFLSSKNYSEYPNSSVCERKLRVHSSLRIVIKFEDVSIEGVDCQTDYLKILMEKDGTPFVYWQYCGETKSHPTPTGQPLYTDASELTVSFRSSRHSSDRGFRLSYSTVNHTELLTCTDKGSHFFLPHYRKLCPAGCGAAAGDVQGDISQGYRHTSVLCKAAVHAGIFPDQFGGEVTVEEQRGLRYYESVQANGIKSKTGSLSETLFTFVTNDCSRQMVLQPISVTSSWEKDVFDGTRSDWSPGLGRSVPPTGISDMESDSKRWLQIDLGEKKRITGILTKGSEFGDFVKSYKILYKEKSRWRTYTRYNSSEDMIFEGNTDNLYQTRNTFRPSFTARNVRVVPLQWHRKIGLNAELLGCSYVRYLPVFPVVNVTSLVTQEVLSSRPKPDREDIPEHLPQSDLVKLIIIVVAAVGCVAVLLVSVICAFKVLQKKKSKENMYNSADLPQTGCWKQVKHPSARQQSTEFTFSYSSEKDHMPKMDLVTSDMADYQQPLMLGVGTVSRKGSTFRPMDTDSSKDNTNEATSHYDYLHTANQYALPLTNQEPEYATPIIERHTFRKDAFVPDPSYSVPGVVLSKSSSFKNTDNSKYRKVVGGNASGGYQTPQTKRDGPNHSEGAKPGRSNHSEEVYDSPTGRNPTILQNGGCAEYQRPQAKGYSAPRDYVRLNAAVTQRPDPEGCSLSGT from the exons ATGTTCGCCGAAAAATCATTTTATGGACTGGTTTTCGTCTGTCTAACTATTTCCCCGCTTACTCTCGCCGAGAAACCCG AGGATGGCTGTGGCCAGTCGGATCTGGGTCCACAGAGTGGTTTCCTGTCCTCAAAGAACTATTCGGAGTATCCCAACAGCTCGGTGTGTGAGCGGAAGCTTCGTGTCCACAGCAGCCTTAGGATCGTGATAAAGTTTGAAGACGTGTCCATCGAGGGGGTGGACTGCCAGACTGACTATTTGAAGATTTTGATGGAGAAAGATGGGACGCCTTTCG tgtactgGCAATATTGTGGAGAGACGAAATCTCACCCCACGCCGACCGGCCAGCCGCTTTACACCGACGCCAGCGAGCTCACAGTGAGCTTCCGCTCCAGCCGTCACTCCTCAGACAGAGGCTTCCGGCTTTCCTACAGCACCGTGAACCACACAG AGTTGCTGACATGCACAGACAAAGGCAgccatttcttccttcctcacTACAG GAAGTTGTGTCCGGCCGGATGTGGAGCAGCAGCGGGTGACGTGCAGGGAGACATTTCTCAGGGCTACAGACAT ACATCAGTTCTGTGTAAAGCTGCGGTCCATGCAGGAATCTTTCCGGACCAGTTTGGGGGAGAGGTTACAGTGGAGGAGCAGCGTGGCCTTCGCTACTACGAGTCAGTCCAAGCCAATGGCATCAAGTCCAAAAC cGGCTCTTTGTCTGAAACTCTCTTCACATTCGTCACCAATG aTTGTTCCAGACAGATGGTACTTCAGCCCATATCTGTTACCTCCTCATGGGAGAAGGATGTATTCGATGGGACTCGGAGCGACTGGTCTCCAGGCCTCGGCCGCTCTGTCCCCCCGACAGGAATCTCAGACATGGAGTCTGACAGTAAACGCTGGCTCCAGATCGACCtgggagagaagaagaggatCACAG GAATTTTAACCAAAGGTTCAGAGTTCGGTGACTTTGTGAAAAGCTACAAGATCCTGTATAAGGAGAAGAGCCGCTGGCGCACGTACACTCGGTACAACAGCTCCGAGGATATG ATATTCGAAGGGAATACGGACAACCTCTATCAGACACGCAACACTTTCCGTCCCTCATTTACCGCACGTAACGTCCGCGTCGTCCCTCTGCAGTGGCATCGGAAGATCGGCCTGAACGCGGAGCTCCTGGGCTGCTCGTACGTCAGATATCTTccag TGTTCCCCGTAGTCAATGTGACATCTCTGGTCACGCAGGAGGTTTTGTCCAGCAGACCCAAACCGGACAGAGAGGATATCCCAGAGCACCTGCCTCAGTCCGATCTAG TGAAGCTGATCATCATCGTGGTGGCAGCCGTGGGCTGTGTGGCCGTGTTACTGGTGTCCGTGATCTGTGCCTTTAAAGTGCTgcagaa gAAGAAGAGCAAAGAGAACATGTACAACTCTGCAGATCTTCCACAGACAG GTTGCTGGAAGCAGGTGAAACATCCGTCTGCTAGGCAGCAGTCCACCGAATTCACCTTCAGCTACAGCTCAGAGAAAGACCACATGCCCAAAATGGACCTGGTCACCAGTGACATGGCAG ACTACCAGCAGCCGCTGATGCTTGGCGTCGGAACGGTGTCCAGGAAAGGTTCCACCTTTAGGCCCATGGACACAGACAGTTCCAAGGACAACACCAACGAGGCCACGTCTCATTACGACTACCTGCACACGGCCAATCAATACGCTCtcccactgaccaatcaggagcCGGAGTACGCCACGCCCATCATCGAGCGCCACACCTTCCGGAAGGATGCCTTCGTTCCGGATCCCAGCTACAGCGTCCCCGGGGTTGTCCTCAGCAAGAGTTCCTcatttaaaaacacagacaaCAGCAAATACAGAAAGGTGGTAGGAGGAAACGCGTCCGGGGGTTACCAGACACCCCAGACCAAACGGGACGGACCAAACCACTCAGAGGGGGCCAAACCTGGCAGATCGAACCATTCTGAAGAAGTTTACGACAGCCCTACGGGCAGGAATCCTACAATTCTTCAGAACGGAGGCTGTGCGGAGTATCAGAGACCTCAGGCGAAGGGTTACTCGGCACCTCGAGACTACGTCCGGCTCAATGCCGCCGTCACACAAAGACCGGACCCTGAGGGCTGCAGCCTGAGTGGAACCTGA